One stretch of SAR202 cluster bacterium DNA includes these proteins:
- a CDS encoding alkyl hydroperoxide reductase — protein MNTIERAAPVDRTKARERRARLTLALAALYNAACAVWTVMWPESFFDLMALPQPTYPALWQCIGMMVGVFGLGYAYAAWRIDRATPFVALGLLGKLFGPMGWISAVSSGEWPARTFMLVFFNDIIWWIPFTLTLACVIRYEFRRRV, from the coding sequence ATGAACACCATCGAACGCGCGGCGCCGGTGGACCGCACAAAGGCCAGGGAGCGACGAGCGAGGCTGACTCTTGCGCTCGCCGCGCTGTACAACGCCGCGTGCGCGGTGTGGACCGTCATGTGGCCCGAATCGTTCTTCGACCTGATGGCGCTCCCGCAGCCGACCTACCCTGCGCTCTGGCAGTGCATAGGGATGATGGTGGGCGTCTTTGGCCTCGGTTACGCGTACGCCGCCTGGCGCATCGACCGCGCGACGCCGTTCGTCGCGCTCGGCCTGCTGGGCAAGCTCTTCGGGCCGATGGGATGGATTTCTGCGGTCTCTTCCGGCGAGTGGCCCGCGCGGACATTCATGCTGGTATTCTTCAACGACATCATCTGGTGGATACCCTTCACCCTCACCCTCGCCTGCGTCATCCGCTATGAATTCAGGCGCCGCGT